One genomic window of Panulirus ornatus isolate Po-2019 chromosome 14, ASM3632096v1, whole genome shotgun sequence includes the following:
- the LOC139753548 gene encoding glutamate receptor U1-like has translation MVRSLQELLSNASVVSDMVHNPKTFRFRDGASLVAAVVDWPPHVILKGDTSAGGASSTGGRRHLSIRGPMANLLTVLTQKLNFTYTLVEPDDRAWGTKLPNGSWTGMLGLVSRQEVDIALGPFGHTESRTEVADFTRSFFFDDRSILARKGVPEIDPWSFVFSLAPMVWLVLLGALLAVWAAMWLLTYEPRASGHRLQVGAILFHHLRVLLHQGECKVLCNVSVVASADMTWTAVTGREMVVVGGWSLTGMVVTWSYCSNLMSLLAVRHVAQPLHTVRALLDDASITVILEPGTVLTDVLENSKSGELRELGELRQVGRLRYQVATTFPEALDTLVRRGDHVLVSTSLFADLLISHLSSRVLPSSRRRKTTDNLVCRCDFYKARQTFVTSTYCMIGQKGSPLVPVMSHRIRALVESGLYNHWLASSIPESSSCRHAPSKITVKEPLAIHSVWGMFVVLGAGLQVATLVFILEIILGRYLHLRLEDTP, from the exons ATGGTTCGTTCCCTGCAGGAACTCCTGAGCAACGCCTCCGTTGTCAGCGACATGGTTCACAACCCGAAGACATTCAG GTTCAGGGATGGTGCATcgctggtggcggcggtggtagaCTGGCCGCCCCACGTCATTCTCAAGGGAGACACTTCGGCAGGAGGCGCCAGCAGCACGGGTGGACGCCGTCACCTCTCCATACGAGGACCCATGGCTAACCTCCTCACAGTGCTAACTCAAAAACTGAATTTCAC GTATACTCTGGTCGAGCCAGATGACAGGGCGTGGGGAACCAAGCTCCCCAACGGGTCGTGGACTGGCATGTTAGGCCTCGTCAGTAGACAG GAGGTGGACATCGCTCTGGGGCCCTTTGGACACACAGAGAGTCGGACAGAAGTGGCGGATTTCACTCGATCTTTCTTCTTCGACGACCGAAGTATACTAGCGAGGAAAGGCGTGCCGGAGATCGACCCCTGGAGCTTTGTCTTCTCCCTGGCGCCCATGGTGTGGTTAGTTCTGCTGGGGGCGCTGCTGGCGGTGTGGGCCGCCATGTGGCTACTCACTTACGAACCCAGGGCCTCGGGACACCGCCTGCAGGTGGGGGCGATACTCTTCCACCATCTCCGGGTCCTCCTACACCAAG GAGA ATGTAAAGTGTTGTGTAACGTGAGTGTGGTGGCGTCTGCAGACATGACGTGGACGGCTGTGACAGGGcgtgagatggtggtggtgggcggttgGTCTCTGACGGGCATGGTGGTGACCTGGAGCTACTGCAGTAATCTCATGTCACTGCTGGCGGTGAGGCACGTGGCGCAGCCCTTACACACCGTCAGGGCGCTCCTCGACGATGCCTCCATCACCGTCATCCTCGAACCCGGCACCGTCCTCACTGACGTGCTGGAG AACAGCAAGTCAGGTGAGCTGCGGGAACTAGGTGAGCTGCGGCAGGTAGGTCGTCTGAGGTACCAGGTGGCCACCACCTTCCCCGAGGCTCTGGACACCCTGGTGAGACGTGGGGACCACGTCCTCGTCAGCACCTCCCTGTTTGCAgacctcctcatctcccacctctcctca AGAGTTCTACCCTCTTCAAGAAGGAGAAAGACGACAGACAATCTAGTCT GTCGCTGTGACTTCTACAAGGCCCGCCAGACCTTCGTCACCTCCACCTACTGTATGATCGGCCAGAAGGGCAGCCCTCTCGTCCCCGTCATGAGCCACAG GATCCGTGCGCTGGTGGAATCGGGTCTTTACAACCACTGGCTGGCGTCCAGCATCCCTGAATCCAGCAGTTGTCGCCACGCCCCTTCGAAGATCACCGTCAAGGAGCCACTGGCCATCCACAGCGTCTGG GGGATGTTCGTGGTCCTGGGCGCTGGCCTTCAGGTGGCTACGCTTGTGTTCATCCTGGAGATAATCCTCGGCAGATATTTACACCTGAGACTCGAAGATACTCCTTGA